Within the Mustela lutreola isolate mMusLut2 chromosome 2, mMusLut2.pri, whole genome shotgun sequence genome, the region CCCTGACAGTCCTCCCCAAGTGCTCACACACTGATGGGGCTGGTCTGCAGGATCCCGACCTCACACCAAGCCCTGCAGGAACGTGACCTTAGAAACCATGGCAGTCCTTCAGCAAAACCTGCCTCCAATAGTCTCCACAAGTTTTCTGGAGATCAACAAAGAACAGACAGGAAAACAGTCCTACAACATCCTCGCCATTTAATGAGTAAAAACTAATTGTGGAAAATAAACCAGCACGAACGAGGTCTTCCCTGTTACCAGCTCTCAGACCAACAAGGAAGGAAGGCGTGGTGAGCCGACGGCggagacaacacacacacacacacacacacacacacacacacacacacacacacgctggaGGGTATAAAAGCCGACAGGCAAACCAGCAcctcacacactcacactcacactctcagcctcctccagccccaccgccCCACCATGGCCGCATCCACCCTGTCCGTCTGCTCCAGCGACCGGAGCTACGGCAGCCGCGTCTGCCTGCCCGGCTCCTGTGACACCTGCTCCGACTCCTGGCAGGTGGACGACTGCCCAGAGAGCTGCTGCGAGCCCCCCTGCTGTGCCCCCACCTGCTGTGCCCCCTCCTGCTGTGCCCCCACCTGCTGTGCCCCCTCCTGCTGTGTGCCCACCTGCTGTGCCCCCTCCTGCCTGACTCTCATCTGCACCCCTGCGAGCTGCGGGTCCAGCCCCTGCCAACCAGCCTGCACCAGCTcctgccagccctcctgctgcagctcctccccctgccaggaAGACTGCTGTGTGTCTGTTTGCTGCAAGCccgtctgctgcacccctgtctgctgcaagcccgtctgctgcacccctgtctgcTGCCAGGCCTCCCCCTGCTCAGCCTCCTCATGCTGCCAGCAGTCTAgctgccagccctcctgctgcagctCCTCTCCCTGCCAGGAAGACTGCTGCCAGCCtgtctgctgcacccctgtctgctgcaAACCTGTCTGTTGCACCCCTGTCTGCTGTAAGCCCGTCTGCTGCACCACTGTCTGCTGCCAGGCCTCCCCCTGCTCACCCTCCTCATGCTGCCAGCAGTCTAgctgccagccctcctgctgcagctCCTCTCCCTGCCAGGAAGACTGCTGCAAACCtgtctgctgcacccctgtctgcTGTAAGCCCGTCTGCTGCACCCCGGTCTGCTGCAAGCccgtctgctgcacccctgtctgcTGTAAGCCCATCTCCTGCACCCCGGTCTGCTCTGGGCCCTCCTCCTgctgccagcccagcccctgctcctcGTCCTGCTGCAGACCGTCCTCCTGCGTGTCCCTGCTCTGCCGCCCCGTGTGCAGGCCCGCCTGCTGCGTGCCCGCCTCCTCCTGCTgtgcccctgcctcctcctgccagCCCAGCTGCTGCCGCCAAGCCTCCTGCGTGTCCCTGCTCTGCCGCCCCACGTGCTCCCGCCAGGCTTGCTGCGTGCCTGCCTCGGCCCAGAAGTCCTGCTGCTGACCAGCTTGAACTTCTGTGTCTGGCACTGCTGTCTTTGCTCCTGGGCACAAATGTCCTCTCTCAGGAGCTCTTACCTCCAAGACCATCCCTCTACCCGTTGGTGGACACACAGCTGCTGTCTACTGGGGACCTGAACATGCCGCCCATCCTTTCCTGAGAAGAGATGCCCACCAGTCCCTCAGTGGGGGTGGACTGCGGCTCCCCGGGAACCCTCTTCTGTGGGGCCGGTTGCTCGTGTTCCACGTAACAAAGGCCAATCGCTATAATCAATAAAATGTTTGTGTCATGTCCTAGAGACCAgtgtttgttttctcctcctcctcggaCCCCAGAGACCGCTCCAGACTGGAGCTCTTTCTGGTGGAAgccaaaaataaagacatattctCAAACTCCAAGTTCAAAGCCCCTGAGAGATGATGAGGTTTGAATGTGGCTCTGCACACTCCGTGTCCCTTCTCCACCCTGGGGCCCTGCCCTCCCCGCAGTGACGAGCCCTCCAAgccggggcaggggagggggtgggcaagGTTGCACAAGGGTTAGACCCTGAGGGGACTTTGGGGTCTAGCCCATGCCTGGCCCCGTACACATGCAGGTTAAATGTGAGCTGAGGAGCAGCACGACCTAACTGGTGGGAATTTGAGGGTCCAGTACCTAGCACCACGCCGCCTCCCTCGGAGAGAGGTGCTGCCCAGAGGAATGCCTGCATGCTGGTCTGGGCACAAGGGCTGCCGCCCTGAAGCACCAGCAAATCCCTGTAGGCCCCCAGAGGGGTGCAAGGGTCGGTTCAGACATCATTCATTCTACTCAAGACTTCAAGGTCTGATtggggagacagggagaaaaAGGATTTGTTGACAAATCCTCAGGACAGTGGAAGATGATGAGCCTGCAGTCTCAGTGGACCACAAGTGCTAGAGAGTCAAGGGAGCCTGCAGTCTCAGTGGACCACAAGTCCTAGAGAGTCAGACCAGCCaggtcagcatcaggctccctactcaccCCTTGTGCCAGGAACAGATGGAAGAGGCCCCCAGgagcagagcagcagcagaggccCGGCAGGCGAGAGGAGGAGCAGGTCTCTACCTCTCCACAGCCGCTGGCTCTGTCCCAAGTTAGCTCTACCCCAGGGAGGTGGAGACGGAGCAAAAACCTCAGGGGGCCTTTAAAGAGAAAGGGGCTGGGTTGCAAGCCCACCTTGACCCTTAAATCCCTCAGTCCGCCTGAACTTACTGAAAACCTGTACCCATTACTTGCTCGTTTGCAGGGAAATGTGACCACCTACACAGCTAAATGAACAGGGAACTCGATGGATTCTTCACGGCACAGAGTTAAAGACGTGGAGGAAGCTCCCACCGCATCCGTAACCAAAGACTGAAGTGCAGGGTTGTAGACTCCCGTGGACA harbors:
- the LOC131826006 gene encoding keratin-associated protein 10-7-like isoform X1 — protein: MAASTLSVCSSDRSYGSRVCLPGSCDTCSDSWQVDDCPESCCEPPCCAPTCCAPSCCAPTCCAPSCCVPTCCAPSCLTLICTPASCGSSPCQPACTSSCQPSCCSSSPCQEDCSSSCCQQSSCQPSCCSSSPCQEDCCQPVCCTPVCCKPVCCTPVCCKPVCCTTVCCQASPCSPSSCCQQSSCQPSCCSSSPCQEDCCKPVCCTPVCCKPVCCTPVCCKPVCCTPVCCKPISCTPVCSGPSSCCQPSPCSSSCCRPSSCVSLLCRPVCRPACCVPASSCCAPASSCQPSCCRQASCVSLLCRPTCSRQACCVPASAQKSCC
- the LOC131826006 gene encoding keratin-associated protein 10-3-like isoform X2 — encoded protein: MAASTLSVCSSDRSYGSRVCLPGSCDTCSDSWQVDDCPESCCEPPCCAPTCCAPSCCAPTCCAPSCCVPTCCAPSCLTLICTPASCGSSPCQPACTSSCQPSCCSSSPCQEDCSSSCCQQSSCQPSCCSSSPCQEDCCQPVCCTPVCCKPVCCTPVCCKPVCCTTVCCQASPCSPSSCCQQSSCQPSCCTSSCCRPSSCVSLLCRPVCRPACCVPASSCCAPASSCQPSCCRQASCVSLLCRPTCSRQACCVPASAQKSCC